One Kitasatospora sp. NBC_01287 DNA window includes the following coding sequences:
- the hpnH gene encoding adenosyl-hopene transferase HpnH: MAMPLRQTVRVGTYLMQQKLLKRRDKFPLIVELEPLFACNLACEGCGKIQHPAGVLKQRMPVAQAVGAVLESGAPMVSIAGGEPLMHPQIDEIVRQLVERRKYVFLCTNALLLRKKLDKFTPSPYFTFTVHIDGLRERHDESVAKEGTFDEAVAAIKEAKRRGFRVTTNSTFFNTDTPQTIIEVLDYLNDDLKVEEMMISPAFAYEKAPDQEHFLGVEQTRELFRKAFSGGNRGRWRLNHSPLFLDFLEGKVDFECTAWGIPNYSLFGWQRPCYLMSDGYVPTYRELIEKTDWAKYGRGKDPRCENCMAHCGYEPTAVLATMGSLKESLRALRETVSGNR; this comes from the coding sequence ATGGCCATGCCGCTGCGCCAGACCGTGCGGGTAGGTACCTACCTCATGCAGCAGAAGCTGCTCAAGCGGCGGGACAAGTTCCCGCTGATCGTCGAGCTGGAGCCGCTCTTCGCCTGCAACCTCGCCTGTGAGGGCTGCGGGAAGATCCAGCACCCGGCCGGGGTGCTCAAGCAGCGGATGCCGGTCGCCCAGGCGGTCGGTGCGGTGCTGGAGTCCGGCGCCCCGATGGTCTCCATCGCGGGCGGCGAGCCGCTGATGCACCCTCAGATCGACGAGATCGTCCGCCAGCTGGTGGAACGGCGCAAGTACGTCTTCCTTTGCACAAACGCGCTGCTGCTGCGGAAGAAGTTGGACAAGTTCACTCCTTCGCCGTACTTCACCTTCACGGTGCACATCGACGGGCTGCGCGAGCGGCACGATGAGTCGGTCGCCAAGGAGGGGACGTTCGACGAGGCGGTGGCCGCCATCAAGGAGGCCAAGCGACGGGGGTTCCGGGTGACCACCAACAGCACCTTCTTCAACACGGACACCCCGCAGACCATCATCGAGGTGCTGGACTACCTCAATGACGACCTCAAGGTCGAGGAGATGATGATCTCTCCGGCCTTCGCCTACGAGAAGGCTCCGGACCAGGAGCACTTCCTGGGTGTCGAGCAGACCCGCGAACTCTTCCGCAAGGCCTTCTCCGGCGGCAACCGCGGCCGCTGGCGGCTGAACCACAGCCCGCTCTTCCTGGACTTCCTGGAGGGCAAGGTCGACTTCGAGTGCACCGCGTGGGGCATCCCCAACTACTCGCTCTTCGGCTGGCAGCGTCCCTGCTACCTGATGTCGGACGGGTACGTGCCCACCTACCGCGAGCTGATCGAGAAGACCGACTGGGCCAAGTACGGCCGTGGCAAGGACCCCCGCTGCGAGAACTGCATGGCGCACTGCGGCTACGAGCCGACGGCCGTGCTGGCCACCATGGGCTCGCTCAAGGAGTCGCTGCGGGCGCTGCGGGAGACCGTCAGCGGCAACCGCTGA
- the hpnE gene encoding hydroxysqualene dehydroxylase HpnE: MSAVSGPKVTGPSRPGEQAGRPAAVVVGGGLAGLTAALRLAEADHRVTLVEARPRLGGLAFSFRRGELTVDNGQHVFLRCCTAYRGLVERLGATDQVTIQPRLDVPVLAVHGERRRLGRLSRAGLPVPLHLAASLATYPHLGPLDRLRVVRGALALQRLDLADPALDQVSFGAWLRAHGQNERTLAALWDLVGVATLNARADEVSLALAAMVFKTGLLTDPGASDIGAAAVPLGALHHDAALAALERAGVEVRLRAKVVELKSVSAAVGPPHALRLESGELLSADTVVLAGAQDTAAALLPPEAIEGQHRLAELGTAPILNVHVVYDRTVLRRPFFAALDSPVQWVFDRTPHSGLAGSELARTRPGAQYLALSQSAVREEIDLPVAELRERYLPELERLLPAARGAEVLDFFVTRERTATFDPAPGTAALRPAAATRIPGLLLAGSWTATGWPATMESAVRSGHAAADAALRAAGVRVPVDRGDGRWPR; the protein is encoded by the coding sequence ATGAGTGCGGTGAGCGGGCCGAAGGTGACCGGGCCGAGCAGGCCGGGCGAGCAGGCGGGCCGGCCCGCCGCGGTGGTGGTCGGCGGCGGACTGGCCGGCCTGACCGCCGCGCTCCGGCTGGCCGAGGCCGACCACCGGGTGACCCTGGTCGAGGCCCGCCCCCGGCTGGGCGGGCTGGCCTTCTCGTTCCGCCGCGGCGAGCTGACCGTGGACAACGGGCAGCACGTCTTCCTGCGCTGCTGCACCGCCTACCGCGGCCTCGTCGAGCGCCTCGGGGCCACCGACCAGGTCACGATCCAGCCCCGGCTCGACGTGCCGGTGCTCGCGGTGCACGGGGAGCGGCGACGGCTCGGCCGGCTGAGCCGGGCCGGGCTGCCCGTCCCGCTGCACCTGGCCGCCAGCCTGGCGACCTATCCGCACCTGGGCCCGCTGGACCGGCTTCGGGTGGTGCGCGGCGCGCTCGCGCTGCAGCGCCTGGACCTCGCCGACCCGGCGCTGGACCAGGTTTCCTTCGGCGCCTGGCTGCGCGCGCACGGCCAGAACGAGCGCACGCTGGCCGCCCTGTGGGACCTGGTCGGCGTGGCCACCCTGAACGCCCGGGCCGACGAGGTCTCGCTGGCGCTGGCCGCGATGGTCTTCAAGACCGGGCTGCTCACCGACCCCGGGGCCAGCGACATCGGCGCCGCCGCCGTCCCGCTCGGTGCCCTGCACCACGACGCGGCGCTCGCCGCGCTGGAGCGCGCGGGCGTCGAGGTGCGGCTGCGCGCCAAGGTGGTCGAGCTCAAGTCGGTCTCGGCCGCCGTCGGACCGCCGCACGCGCTGCGGCTGGAGAGCGGCGAGCTGCTCAGCGCCGACACCGTGGTGCTGGCCGGCGCCCAGGACACGGCCGCCGCCCTGCTGCCGCCCGAGGCGATCGAGGGGCAGCACCGGCTCGCCGAGCTGGGCACCGCGCCGATCCTGAACGTGCACGTGGTCTACGACCGCACGGTGCTGCGCCGCCCGTTCTTCGCCGCGCTCGACTCCCCGGTGCAGTGGGTCTTCGATCGGACGCCGCACTCCGGTCTCGCCGGCTCCGAGCTCGCCAGGACCCGCCCCGGTGCCCAGTACCTGGCACTGTCGCAGTCCGCGGTGCGCGAGGAGATCGACCTGCCGGTCGCCGAGCTGCGGGAGCGCTACCTGCCGGAGCTGGAGCGCCTGCTGCCCGCCGCCCGCGGCGCCGAGGTGCTCGACTTCTTCGTCACCCGCGAGCGCACCGCCACCTTCGACCCGGCGCCCGGCACCGCGGCGCTGCGGCCGGCGGCCGCCACCAGGATCCCCGGCCTGCTGCTGGCCGGTTCGTGGACCGCCACCGGCTGGCCCGCGACCATGGAGAGCGCCGTGCGCAGCGGCCACGCCGCCGCCGACGCCGCGCTGCGCGCCGCGGGGGTCCGGGTCCCGGTGGACCGCGGCGACGGGCGGTGGCCCCGATGA
- the hpnD gene encoding presqualene diphosphate synthase HpnD, with amino-acid sequence MAAYRYCEAVTALQARNFSYGIRLLPESKRLAMSALYALARRVDDIGDGELSAERKQEQLLATRALLDEVRAGAVTEEDTDPIKVALADAARRFPIPLDAFDELIDGVEMDLRGEEYRTFEDLKVYCRCVAGSIGRLSLGVYGCADPKRGAEYADTLGLALQLTNILRDLREDAVNGRTYLPAEDLARFGCEQGFASAVPPAGADFTGLVAFEARRAQGYFEEGLRLLPMLDRRSRACTAAMAGIYHRLLARIAAEPESVLRGRVSLPGWEKAYVALSGLAGGRS; translated from the coding sequence ATGGCGGCGTACCGGTACTGCGAGGCGGTCACCGCCCTGCAGGCCCGCAACTTCAGCTATGGGATCCGGCTGCTCCCCGAGTCCAAGCGCCTGGCCATGTCCGCGCTCTACGCGCTGGCCCGCCGGGTCGACGACATCGGCGACGGCGAGCTGTCCGCCGAGCGCAAGCAGGAGCAGCTGCTCGCCACCCGTGCCCTGCTGGACGAGGTCCGGGCCGGCGCGGTGACCGAGGAGGACACCGATCCGATCAAGGTGGCTCTGGCGGACGCCGCGCGGCGGTTCCCGATCCCGCTGGACGCCTTCGACGAGCTGATCGACGGCGTCGAGATGGACCTGCGCGGCGAGGAGTACCGGACCTTCGAGGACCTCAAGGTCTACTGCCGCTGCGTGGCGGGCTCGATCGGCCGGCTCTCGCTGGGCGTGTACGGCTGCGCGGACCCCAAGCGCGGTGCCGAGTACGCGGACACCCTGGGCCTGGCGCTGCAGCTCACCAACATCCTGCGCGACCTGCGCGAGGACGCGGTCAACGGCCGCACCTACCTGCCCGCCGAGGACCTGGCCAGGTTCGGCTGCGAGCAGGGCTTCGCCTCGGCGGTGCCGCCGGCCGGCGCCGACTTCACCGGCCTGGTGGCCTTCGAGGCCCGGCGCGCCCAGGGGTACTTCGAGGAGGGCCTGCGGCTGCTGCCGATGCTGGACCGCCGCAGCCGTGCCTGTACCGCCGCGATGGCCGGCATCTACCACCGGCTGCTCGCGCGGATCGCCGCCGAGCCCGAGTCGGTGCTGCGCGGCCGGGTCTCGCTGCCGGGCTGGGAGAAGGCGTACGTCGCGCTCTCCGGCCTGGCCGGAGGACGTTCTTGA
- a CDS encoding 1-hydroxy-2-methyl-2-butenyl 4-diphosphate reductase: MSAPLLVLCALPPEEWALRGGDWANALGGPAVLARTGMGPIRTGRTVSTLLAAAPSGYGAVLMTGFCAAAAPGTRPGDVIVADRVQSASGCSTATRSPDLLAQAVTALDLPVRTGPLYSADHVVRGHERRMLHRRGVLAVDMESAAALDRLPPGLPVAAIRVVVDTPERELLRPGTLPAGLRAFRTLRALVPALLGWHRATLGAQAGAPHPRPIPEPSALPPMPHSSQPTLPQEAS; the protein is encoded by the coding sequence ATGAGTGCTCCACTCCTGGTCCTGTGCGCGCTGCCCCCCGAGGAGTGGGCGCTGCGCGGCGGTGACTGGGCGAACGCGCTCGGCGGTCCGGCGGTGCTCGCGCGCACCGGGATGGGCCCGATCCGCACCGGACGGACCGTCAGCACCCTGCTGGCGGCCGCTCCTTCGGGATACGGCGCGGTGCTGATGACCGGATTCTGCGCCGCCGCCGCGCCGGGAACAAGACCCGGCGACGTGATTGTTGCCGACAGGGTGCAGTCCGCCTCGGGATGTTCAACTGCCACCCGGTCGCCCGATCTCCTCGCCCAGGCCGTCACCGCTCTGGACCTGCCGGTGCGCACCGGCCCGCTGTACTCCGCCGACCACGTGGTGCGCGGCCACGAGCGCCGGATGCTGCACCGCCGAGGAGTGCTCGCGGTGGACATGGAGTCCGCCGCCGCGCTCGACCGGCTGCCCCCGGGGCTGCCGGTTGCGGCGATCCGGGTGGTGGTCGACACCCCCGAACGCGAGCTGCTGCGACCGGGCACGTTGCCGGCCGGGCTGCGCGCCTTCCGTACCCTGCGGGCCCTGGTGCCCGCTCTGCTCGGCTGGCACCGCGCCACCCTCGGCGCTCAGGCCGGTGCCCCGCACCCGCGCCCGATACCGGAGCCGTCCGCCTTGCCCCCGATGCCCCACTCTTCTCAGCCGACGCTCCCTCAGGAGGCGAGCTAG
- a CDS encoding polyprenyl synthetase family protein, whose amino-acid sequence MEARPSTAAGATAQAEPVSVPELLARGRTLCTPPLRAAIARLAPPMDAVAAYHFGWTDRAGNPTAGDGGKAVRPALALLSAEAAGADASAGVPGAVAVELVHNFSLLHDDLMDGDETRRHRATAWTVFGPAQAILVGDALATLGTEVLLDSALPSKGHSATAADAARAVRLLTTATRKLIDGQAQDLSFEHRDVVTVEECLAMEGNKTGALLAAASAVGAVLAGADDRTADALERYGHHLGLAFQAVDDLLGIWGATEVTGKPHWGDLRQRKKSLPVAAALAEGGTASRRLAELLADPHGRGEESEEVLAGRAALIEQAGGRAWTQEEARRQHTTALAALDEVSMADEVRERFVALAEFVVVRER is encoded by the coding sequence GTGGAGGCACGCCCCAGCACGGCCGCGGGAGCCACGGCCCAGGCCGAGCCCGTCTCGGTACCCGAGCTGCTGGCCAGAGGCCGCACGCTCTGCACCCCGCCGCTGCGCGCGGCGATCGCGCGGCTGGCGCCTCCGATGGACGCGGTCGCCGCCTACCACTTCGGCTGGACCGACCGGGCCGGCAACCCCACCGCGGGTGACGGTGGCAAGGCGGTCCGCCCGGCCCTGGCACTGCTCTCGGCGGAGGCGGCGGGTGCCGACGCATCTGCCGGAGTACCGGGTGCGGTGGCCGTTGAGCTGGTGCACAACTTCTCGCTCCTGCATGATGATCTGATGGACGGTGACGAGACCCGCAGGCACCGGGCCACCGCTTGGACGGTCTTCGGCCCGGCCCAGGCCATCCTGGTCGGTGACGCGCTGGCCACTCTCGGCACCGAGGTCCTGCTCGACTCCGCGCTCCCCTCCAAGGGTCATTCGGCGACCGCCGCCGACGCGGCCCGCGCCGTGCGGCTGCTCACCACCGCCACCCGCAAGCTGATCGACGGCCAGGCCCAGGACCTCTCCTTCGAGCACCGCGACGTCGTCACCGTCGAGGAGTGCCTGGCGATGGAGGGCAACAAGACCGGCGCCCTGCTGGCCGCGGCCTCCGCCGTCGGCGCGGTGCTGGCCGGCGCCGACGACCGCACCGCCGACGCGCTGGAGCGCTACGGGCACCACCTGGGCCTGGCCTTCCAGGCCGTCGACGACCTGCTCGGCATCTGGGGCGCCACCGAGGTCACCGGCAAGCCGCACTGGGGGGACCTGCGCCAGCGCAAGAAGTCGCTGCCGGTCGCCGCCGCGCTGGCCGAGGGCGGGACGGCCTCGCGCCGGCTGGCCGAGCTGCTCGCCGACCCGCACGGCCGCGGCGAGGAGTCCGAGGAGGTGCTCGCCGGGCGCGCCGCGCTGATCGAGCAGGCGGGGGGCCGTGCCTGGACCCAGGAGGAGGCCCGCCGCCAGCACACGACCGCCCTCGCCGCACTGGACGAGGTATCGATGGCCGACGAGGTGCGCGAACGCTTCGTCGCCCTCGCCGAATTCGTGGTGGTACGAGAGAGGTGA
- the hpnC gene encoding squalene synthase HpnC has product MAKAARENFPVAPGFLPAAWRDDLMAVYGFARLVDDAGDGDLADPAATAALLGAPAHGGDETAFRLGLLDALERDLDRAFEAALPAALPGAVGAEPPRHPLLGALVPLIGRHAVTPEPFRRLIQANRVDQTTTRYPTFDSLVGYCTLSADPVGRLVLALADVATPERIELSDAVCTALQVIEHLQDVAEDFARGRVYLPAEDLARFGVTEADLAAPTAGGGVRELIAFEAARARTLLDHGAPLVGTVRGRLRLLLAGFTAGGYAALAAIEAAGYDVLAQQPKPDKRRLAMKAAAIFAKGR; this is encoded by the coding sequence CTGGCCAAGGCGGCCCGGGAGAACTTCCCGGTCGCGCCCGGCTTCCTGCCCGCCGCCTGGCGCGACGACCTGATGGCCGTCTACGGCTTCGCCCGCCTGGTGGACGACGCGGGTGACGGCGACCTCGCCGATCCCGCGGCCACCGCCGCGCTGCTCGGCGCACCCGCGCACGGCGGTGACGAGACCGCCTTCCGGCTCGGCCTGCTCGACGCGCTGGAGCGCGACCTGGACCGCGCCTTCGAGGCCGCGCTGCCCGCGGCCCTGCCGGGTGCCGTCGGCGCCGAGCCCCCGCGCCACCCGCTGCTGGGCGCCCTGGTCCCGCTGATCGGTCGGCACGCCGTCACGCCCGAGCCGTTCCGCCGCCTGATCCAGGCCAACCGGGTGGACCAGACCACCACCCGGTACCCGACCTTCGACAGTCTGGTCGGCTACTGCACGCTGTCCGCCGACCCGGTCGGCCGCCTGGTGCTCGCGCTCGCCGACGTCGCGACGCCGGAGCGGATCGAGCTCTCGGACGCGGTCTGCACCGCGCTCCAGGTGATCGAGCACCTGCAGGACGTGGCCGAGGACTTCGCCCGAGGTCGCGTGTACCTCCCGGCCGAGGACCTGGCGAGGTTCGGCGTCACCGAGGCCGACCTGGCCGCCCCGACCGCCGGTGGCGGGGTGCGCGAACTGATCGCCTTCGAGGCGGCCCGGGCGCGGACCCTGCTCGATCACGGCGCGCCGCTGGTGGGTACGGTTCGGGGGAGGCTTCGACTTCTCCTGGCGGGATTCACCGCGGGTGGGTACGCGGCCCTGGCGGCCATCGAGGCCGCCGGGTACGACGTGCTGGCCCAGCAGCCGAAGCCCGACAAGCGCCGCCTCGCGATGAAGGCGGCGGCCATCTTCGCGAAGGGAAGGTGA
- the shc gene encoding squalene--hopene cyclase — protein sequence MTATADGRLDPEYDPEPVAVDERPAEPVGAPWQVGVAGAEDAAEPVAAAPASRAQIEDSLRRATAHLLSLQDAEGWWKGDLETNVTMDAEDLLLRQFLGIRTAEHTAATAEWIRSQQRADGTWGTFHGGPPEISTTVEAYVALRLAGDEPDAPHMRAAATYVRDCGGIAATRVFTRIWLALFGWWPWERLPEMPPEIMFLPKWLPLNIYAFGCWARQTIVPLTVVSAHRPVRPAPFDLNELHTDPDNPFPLRPLAPPASWDGLFERLDLVLHAYHKRAVRPLRRLALSQAGRWIVERQEADGCWGGIQPPAVYSLIALNLLGYELDHPVMKAGLAAFERFTVHTEDGKRWLEACQSPVWDTCLATIALVDAGLPADHPALVKATDWMIGEEITTKGDWSVQRPQLAPGGWAFEFHNETYPDIDDTAEVVLALRRVRHPDPAVVAGAVHRGVEWNLGMQSKNGAWGAFDVDNTSTLPNKLPFCDFGEVVDPPSADVTAHVVEMLAEVGKADDPRTRRGVDWLLRNQEAEGSWFGRWGTNYIYGTGSVVPALVAAGVPESDPAIRRAVRWLEARQNPDGGWGEDMRSYEDPENWSGRGESTASQTAWALMALLSAGEGPGGRFAPAADRGSAAVERGVGWLAATQLAEGSWDEPQFTGTGFPWDFSINYHLYRLVFPVTALGRYLHGNPVLGRLT from the coding sequence TTGACAGCAACCGCGGACGGCCGGCTCGACCCTGAGTACGATCCCGAGCCGGTCGCGGTGGACGAGCGGCCGGCCGAGCCGGTGGGCGCCCCCTGGCAGGTGGGGGTGGCGGGCGCCGAGGACGCCGCCGAGCCGGTGGCGGCCGCCCCGGCGAGCCGCGCGCAGATCGAGGACAGCTTGCGCCGGGCCACCGCGCACCTGCTGTCCCTGCAGGACGCCGAAGGCTGGTGGAAGGGGGACCTGGAGACCAACGTCACCATGGACGCGGAGGACCTGTTACTCCGTCAGTTCCTGGGAATCAGGACCGCGGAGCACACCGCGGCCACGGCCGAGTGGATCCGCTCGCAGCAGCGCGCGGACGGCACCTGGGGGACCTTCCACGGCGGTCCGCCGGAGATCTCCACCACGGTCGAGGCCTATGTCGCGCTGCGCCTGGCCGGCGACGAGCCGGACGCCCCGCACATGCGGGCGGCCGCCACGTACGTCCGCGACTGCGGTGGCATCGCGGCGACCCGGGTCTTCACCCGGATCTGGCTCGCGCTCTTCGGCTGGTGGCCGTGGGAGCGTTTGCCGGAGATGCCCCCCGAGATCATGTTCCTGCCCAAGTGGCTGCCGCTGAACATCTACGCGTTCGGCTGCTGGGCCCGTCAGACCATCGTCCCGCTCACCGTGGTCTCCGCGCACCGCCCGGTCAGACCGGCGCCGTTCGACCTGAACGAGCTGCACACCGACCCGGACAACCCGTTCCCGCTGCGCCCGCTCGCGCCACCAGCCAGCTGGGACGGCCTCTTCGAGCGGCTCGACCTGGTGCTGCACGCCTACCACAAGCGCGCGGTGCGCCCGCTGCGCCGGCTGGCCCTGAGCCAGGCGGGGCGCTGGATCGTCGAGCGGCAGGAGGCGGACGGTTGCTGGGGCGGGATCCAGCCGCCCGCCGTCTATTCGCTGATCGCGCTGAACCTGCTCGGCTACGAGCTGGACCACCCGGTGATGAAGGCGGGACTGGCCGCCTTCGAGCGCTTCACCGTGCACACCGAGGACGGCAAGCGCTGGCTGGAGGCCTGCCAGTCCCCGGTCTGGGACACCTGCCTGGCCACCATCGCGCTGGTCGACGCCGGGCTGCCGGCCGACCATCCGGCGCTGGTCAAGGCGACCGACTGGATGATCGGCGAGGAGATCACCACCAAGGGCGACTGGTCCGTCCAGCGCCCGCAGCTGGCCCCGGGCGGCTGGGCCTTCGAGTTCCACAACGAGACCTACCCCGACATCGACGACACCGCCGAGGTGGTGCTGGCCCTGCGCCGGGTGCGCCACCCCGACCCCGCCGTGGTGGCGGGGGCGGTCCACCGGGGCGTGGAGTGGAACCTCGGGATGCAGTCCAAGAACGGCGCCTGGGGAGCCTTCGACGTCGACAACACCAGCACGCTGCCGAACAAGCTGCCGTTCTGCGACTTCGGCGAGGTGGTCGATCCGCCGTCGGCCGATGTCACCGCCCACGTGGTGGAGATGCTGGCCGAGGTCGGCAAGGCCGACGACCCGCGCACCAGACGTGGCGTGGACTGGCTGCTGCGCAACCAGGAGGCCGAGGGCTCCTGGTTCGGCCGCTGGGGGACCAACTACATCTACGGCACCGGTTCGGTGGTGCCGGCCCTGGTCGCCGCCGGGGTGCCCGAGTCCGACCCGGCGATCCGCCGCGCGGTGCGCTGGCTGGAGGCGCGGCAGAACCCGGACGGCGGCTGGGGCGAGGACATGCGCTCCTACGAGGACCCGGAGAACTGGTCCGGGCGCGGCGAGTCCACCGCCTCGCAGACCGCCTGGGCGCTGATGGCGCTGCTGTCGGCCGGCGAGGGCCCCGGTGGACGGTTCGCGCCCGCGGCCGACCGGGGCAGCGCCGCGGTCGAACGCGGCGTCGGCTGGCTGGCCGCCACCCAGCTGGCCGAGGGCAGCTGGGACGAGCCGCAGTTCACCGGCACCGGGTTCCCGTGGGACTTCTCGATCAACTACCACCTCTACCGGCTGGTCTTCCCGGTCACCGCGCTGGGCCGCTACCTGCACGGCAACCCGGTGCTGGGGAGGCTGACATGA
- the ispG gene encoding flavodoxin-dependent (E)-4-hydroxy-3-methylbut-2-enyl-diphosphate synthase: MTAISLGIPSLPLKPLAQRRHSRRIMVGNVPVGGDAPVSVQSMTTTLTSDVNATLQQIAELTASGCQIVRVAVPSQDDADALPIIARKSKIPVIADIHFQPKYVFAAIDAGCAAVRVNPGNIKAFDDKVGEIARAAGSAGVPIRIGVNAGSLDKRLLEKYGRATPEALVESALWECSLFEEHGFRDIKISVKHNDPVVMINAYRQLAAACDYPLHLGVTEAGPSFQGTIKSAVAFGALLAEGIGDTIRVSLSAPPVEEIKVGNQILESLNLRQRGLEIVSCPSCGRAQVDVYKLAEEVTAGLEGMEVPLRVAVMGCVVNGPGEAREADLGVASGNGKGQIFVKGEVIKTVPESKIVETLIEEALLLAEQMQAEGVPAGVPTVIGAG, translated from the coding sequence ATGACCGCGATCTCGCTCGGTATTCCGTCCCTGCCGCTGAAGCCGTTGGCCCAGCGGCGTCATTCGCGTCGGATCATGGTCGGCAACGTTCCGGTGGGTGGTGACGCGCCGGTGTCGGTGCAGTCGATGACCACCACGTTGACCTCGGATGTGAACGCGACGCTCCAGCAGATCGCGGAGCTGACGGCTTCGGGGTGTCAGATCGTGCGGGTGGCGGTGCCTTCGCAGGACGATGCGGACGCGTTGCCGATCATCGCGCGCAAGTCGAAGATCCCGGTGATCGCGGACATCCACTTCCAGCCGAAGTACGTGTTCGCGGCGATCGACGCGGGGTGTGCGGCGGTGCGGGTGAATCCGGGCAACATCAAGGCGTTCGACGACAAGGTGGGTGAGATCGCGAGGGCGGCGGGGTCGGCGGGGGTGCCGATCCGGATCGGGGTCAACGCGGGGTCGTTGGACAAGCGGTTGTTGGAGAAGTACGGGCGGGCGACTCCTGAGGCGTTGGTGGAGTCGGCGTTGTGGGAGTGCTCGCTGTTCGAGGAGCACGGGTTCCGGGACATCAAGATCTCGGTGAAGCACAACGATCCGGTGGTGATGATCAACGCGTACCGGCAGTTGGCGGCGGCGTGTGATTATCCGTTGCATCTGGGGGTGACGGAGGCGGGTCCTTCGTTCCAGGGGACGATCAAGTCGGCGGTGGCGTTCGGGGCGTTGCTGGCGGAGGGGATCGGGGACACGATCCGGGTCTCGTTGTCGGCGCCGCCGGTGGAGGAGATCAAGGTCGGCAACCAGATCCTGGAGTCGTTGAACCTGCGTCAGCGTGGTCTGGAGATCGTGTCGTGTCCTTCGTGCGGGCGGGCGCAGGTGGATGTGTACAAGCTGGCGGAGGAGGTCACCGCTGGTCTGGAGGGCATGGAGGTGCCGCTGCGGGTGGCGGTGATGGGGTGTGTGGTGAACGGGCCGGGTGAGGCGCGTGAGGCGGATCTGGGGGTGGCCTCGGGCAACGGCAAGGGGCAGATCTTCGTCAAGGGCGAGGTGATCAAGACCGTGCCCGAGTCCAAGATCGTCGAGACCCTGATCGAGGAGGCCCTGCTGCTCGCCGAGCAGATGCAGGCCGAGGGCGTCCCGGCGGGCGTTCCGACGGTGATCGGCGCAGGCTGA